In a single window of the Natronosalvus caseinilyticus genome:
- a CDS encoding HAH_0734 family protein — translation MKRLIIHGDPGIRKGAVVEHDGEELVCFGISRNGEWHGPDRVQLWCTVGEESEYEDFQRRNFTPHWLEVVRADASEITVLEPKGDLFV, via the coding sequence ATGAAGCGGCTCATCATCCACGGGGACCCCGGCATTCGAAAGGGCGCCGTCGTCGAGCACGACGGGGAGGAACTGGTGTGCTTCGGCATCAGTCGCAACGGCGAGTGGCACGGGCCCGACCGGGTCCAGCTCTGGTGTACAGTCGGCGAGGAAAGCGAGTACGAGGACTTCCAGCGCCGCAACTTCACGCCCCACTGGCTCGAGGTCGTTCGCGCGGACGCGAGCGAGATTACGGTTCTCGAGCCGAAGGGCGACCTGTTCGTCTGA
- a CDS encoding 30S ribosomal protein S27e produces MAGSYYRVRCSDCENEQIVFGKASSEVACAVCGTTLATPTGGKAEIDHEVLETVESR; encoded by the coding sequence ATGGCAGGAAGCTACTACCGCGTCCGTTGCAGTGACTGTGAGAACGAACAGATCGTCTTCGGCAAGGCGTCCTCGGAGGTCGCCTGCGCCGTCTGTGGGACCACGCTCGCCACTCCCACTGGCGGGAAGGCCGAGATCGATCACGAAGTCCTCGAGACCGTCGAGTCACGATGA
- a CDS encoding ABC transporter substrate-binding protein, giving the protein MPHKDLKAPGAHRREVLLLAGAAGAAGLAGCMSGDDNGNGNGNTSGNGNGDDDDVSDDISDQADVSEREIQPDWITASASEAQDLNPLRINDTTSSARLAPLLDGPYGLDENDEFYGYWFEDYETEDNKTWTFHLRDNLEWGDDYGQMTTEDWVFHIENVAQHEDNWAAHVNQSNWDDVESVTAVDDTTLEVEIAAADPLFVRQPTFWGTYILPKGLVEPYFQDYQDGNEEAGDELNSSDAVQQLTYTGNLGPYTFEERAVEDRFVAVRNEDYYKRGDDEDWEDAPYFEQYTINILEEESTRLAEFETGGLSTVGIPADQVENYQGQDDYTLVESATPYCSILAFNQRANGWEELRKREVRRALSMAIDKETVANDIYRGFAIPAQTFQPEYSDFYDDSQVDPVGVGDSYDVDEARSMLEENLSDGYSYDGDALLDPDGNQVVLSFVYTNGSPLTEDSARYIADALGGLGIDVDSNGVPFNTMLEQYAMVAEDGEPQGIFNDPEAEDPQALSSAREWDMMWGIGFNTYPRSPGSIAAFWTASSGTNFYGYVPEEDLGAMIQEGATATDEAEQQEIFAEVFGILSRDLPVNFMHFQDDIYGYQDEVVFTEDPSPSWGYKSNSWWMTDDPHN; this is encoded by the coding sequence ATGCCTCATAAAGACTTGAAGGCACCCGGCGCCCATCGTCGGGAGGTGCTACTGCTCGCAGGTGCTGCTGGTGCTGCTGGACTTGCAGGCTGTATGAGCGGTGACGATAATGGCAACGGCAACGGGAACACTAGCGGGAACGGCAACGGTGACGATGACGACGTCAGCGACGACATCAGCGACCAAGCCGACGTGAGCGAACGGGAGATTCAGCCCGACTGGATCACGGCCTCCGCCTCCGAAGCCCAGGACCTGAACCCGCTTCGAATCAACGACACGACGTCGTCGGCTCGGCTCGCGCCGCTGCTCGACGGCCCCTACGGCCTCGACGAAAACGACGAGTTCTACGGCTACTGGTTCGAAGACTACGAAACCGAGGACAACAAGACGTGGACATTCCACCTCCGCGACAACCTCGAGTGGGGCGACGACTACGGCCAGATGACGACCGAGGACTGGGTATTCCACATCGAGAACGTGGCCCAGCACGAGGACAACTGGGCCGCCCACGTCAACCAGTCGAACTGGGACGACGTCGAGAGCGTCACGGCGGTCGACGACACGACCCTCGAAGTCGAGATTGCGGCGGCGGATCCGCTGTTTGTTCGGCAGCCGACGTTCTGGGGAACGTACATCCTGCCGAAAGGACTCGTCGAACCGTACTTCCAGGACTACCAGGACGGAAACGAGGAAGCCGGCGATGAACTCAACAGTTCCGACGCCGTCCAGCAGCTGACGTACACGGGGAACCTCGGTCCGTACACGTTCGAAGAACGAGCCGTCGAGGACCGCTTCGTTGCCGTCCGTAACGAGGACTACTACAAACGCGGCGACGACGAGGACTGGGAGGACGCGCCGTACTTCGAGCAATACACGATCAACATCCTCGAGGAAGAGAGCACGCGACTCGCGGAGTTCGAGACGGGCGGCCTCTCGACGGTCGGCATCCCGGCCGATCAGGTCGAGAACTACCAGGGCCAGGACGACTACACCCTCGTGGAATCCGCGACGCCGTACTGTAGTATCCTCGCGTTCAACCAGCGCGCAAACGGCTGGGAGGAACTGCGAAAGCGCGAAGTTCGACGCGCCCTCTCGATGGCCATCGACAAAGAGACGGTCGCCAACGACATCTACCGCGGATTCGCGATTCCTGCACAGACGTTCCAACCGGAGTACTCCGACTTCTACGACGACAGCCAGGTGGACCCCGTCGGCGTCGGCGATAGCTACGACGTGGACGAGGCCCGATCGATGCTCGAGGAGAACCTGAGCGACGGATACAGCTACGACGGCGACGCGCTCCTCGATCCCGACGGCAATCAGGTCGTCCTGTCGTTCGTCTACACGAACGGGTCGCCGCTCACCGAGGACTCCGCGCGATACATCGCGGACGCGCTCGGAGGCCTCGGCATCGACGTCGACTCGAACGGCGTGCCGTTTAACACGATGCTCGAGCAGTACGCGATGGTCGCCGAGGACGGCGAGCCACAGGGAATCTTCAACGACCCCGAGGCGGAGGATCCACAGGCACTGTCGAGCGCCCGAGAGTGGGATATGATGTGGGGAATCGGCTTCAACACGTACCCGCGGTCTCCGGGATCGATCGCCGCCTTCTGGACGGCTTCGTCCGGAACCAACTTCTACGGCTACGTCCCCGAGGAGGACCTCGGGGCGATGATTCAGGAAGGCGCGACGGCGACCGACGAAGCCGAGCAACAGGAAATCTTCGCCGAAGTGTTCGGCATCCTGAGCCGCGACCTCCCGGTCAACTTCATGCACTTCCAGGACGACATCTACGGTTACCAGGACGAGGTCGTCTTCACCGAGGACCCGTCCCCGTCCTGGGGGTACAAGAGTAACTCCTGGTGGATGACCGACGACCCGCACAACTGA
- a CDS encoding ABC transporter permease, producing MSMTWYIGRRLAWALLASFIIMSVTFGFLTASPNPATSTVAWEAAQEGDNPEDAIETYEQTRGEDRPLSEQYVDFMVSMYTLDWGDSYTYDTDVMEVIGNSWVYSALVVVPSTIIAVVVGFAVGIYSSTHQYTKSDYAATFFAFFGISVPNFWLSIMLILVVGVMLQWLPTSYDSSVTFWSLEHVKYLIMPIFVLTTAAVASEMRYARAETLEYVNAEWVKSARAKGVSEWRIMYHHIFRPATPVLITILVADFVGIIFSTAYIVEVIFGIPGLGLVSYNALIRMDTPLVLATTLVPVILAILANLLQDILYTVLDPRISYEARN from the coding sequence ATGAGTATGACGTGGTACATCGGTCGCCGACTGGCCTGGGCGCTCCTGGCGTCGTTCATCATCATGAGCGTCACGTTCGGCTTTCTCACGGCTTCGCCGAATCCGGCGACGAGTACGGTCGCCTGGGAAGCCGCCCAGGAGGGGGACAATCCGGAGGACGCGATCGAGACCTACGAACAAACGCGGGGAGAGGATCGACCGCTGAGCGAGCAGTACGTAGACTTCATGGTCTCGATGTACACGCTCGACTGGGGTGATTCGTACACATACGACACGGACGTCATGGAGGTCATCGGCAACTCCTGGGTTTACTCGGCGCTCGTCGTTGTCCCCTCGACGATCATCGCCGTCGTGGTCGGTTTCGCCGTCGGGATTTACTCCTCGACGCACCAGTACACCAAGTCGGACTACGCCGCGACGTTCTTCGCGTTCTTCGGCATCAGTGTCCCAAACTTCTGGCTTTCGATCATGCTCATCCTCGTTGTCGGGGTGATGTTACAGTGGTTGCCAACCAGCTACGACAGCAGCGTGACGTTCTGGTCGCTCGAGCACGTGAAGTACCTCATTATGCCCATCTTCGTGCTTACGACGGCGGCGGTCGCCTCCGAGATGCGATACGCGCGGGCGGAGACGCTCGAATACGTCAACGCGGAGTGGGTCAAGAGCGCGCGGGCGAAGGGGGTCAGCGAGTGGCGGATCATGTACCACCACATCTTCCGTCCGGCCACACCGGTGTTGATCACCATCCTGGTGGCCGACTTCGTCGGGATCATCTTCTCGACGGCGTACATCGTCGAGGTGATCTTCGGCATCCCTGGATTGGGGCTGGTCAGCTACAACGCCTTGATTCGAATGGATACGCCGCTGGTCCTGGCGACGACGCTGGTCCCAGTCATCCTGGCGATTCTCGCGAACCTGCTCCAGGACATCCTGTACACCGTGCTCGATCCACGAATTAGCTACGAGGCGAGAAACTGA
- a CDS encoding J domain-containing protein produces the protein MPTSVLEAIPPAILWGLVLGGIFTGIAATLFVVGERLFPSRVVTGENTYSSERRRRGEIRTYLQAIDERYLEEWELEDAGETVAFYLPERDVAVTFDAEAFVRLQARTATYLILAEHEMPGVHLSDRLPFEVPPLEREHEREYGTMTVEDRLKRAYEALGVSTTADAEAIREAYRERVKAVHPDHGGDEESFQRVQEAYATVREHAD, from the coding sequence GTGCCAACGAGCGTCCTCGAGGCGATCCCACCGGCGATTCTGTGGGGGCTCGTCCTCGGCGGGATTTTCACCGGGATCGCCGCGACGCTCTTCGTTGTCGGCGAGCGGCTGTTCCCGAGTCGGGTCGTCACCGGCGAGAACACGTACTCGAGCGAGCGACGACGCCGCGGCGAGATTCGGACGTATCTGCAGGCGATCGACGAACGCTACCTCGAGGAGTGGGAACTCGAGGACGCAGGGGAGACAGTGGCGTTCTATTTGCCCGAGCGAGACGTCGCCGTCACCTTCGACGCGGAGGCGTTCGTTCGACTCCAGGCACGCACCGCCACGTACCTCATCCTGGCCGAACACGAGATGCCGGGCGTCCACCTGTCCGATCGACTTCCGTTCGAGGTGCCGCCGCTCGAGCGAGAGCACGAGCGCGAGTACGGGACGATGACCGTCGAGGACCGCCTGAAGCGGGCCTACGAGGCCCTCGGCGTCTCGACGACGGCGGACGCGGAGGCGATCCGCGAGGCCTACCGCGAGCGAGTCAAGGCGGTCCACCCCGACCACGGCGGTGACGAGGAGTCGTTCCAGCGGGTACAGGAGGCGTACGCGACGGTGCGAGAACACGCCGATTAG
- a CDS encoding translation initiation factor IF-2 subunit alpha produces the protein MKYSGWPEPGELVVGKIDEIEDFGVFVDLEEYQDKRGLIHISEVASGWIKNVRDHVREGQIAVCKVLDVDESHEQIDLSLKDVNDHQRSDKIQEWKNEQKADNWMEIAFGEDIADEEYIAIANELLGAYGTLYDGFKQAAIHGDEALEDTDLDDDERDAIVETARENVSVPYVNVTGYVDLENPSPSGVDGIRSALEAAEGNGEIPEGVELDVTYVGAPEYRIKVRAPNYKTAESVLEASAERAIGAIEAEGGDGEYHRQRRTDDE, from the coding sequence ATGAAGTACAGCGGCTGGCCCGAACCGGGCGAACTCGTCGTCGGCAAGATCGACGAGATCGAGGACTTCGGCGTCTTCGTCGACCTCGAGGAGTACCAGGACAAGCGCGGCCTGATCCACATCTCGGAGGTCGCTAGCGGCTGGATCAAGAACGTCCGCGATCACGTTCGCGAGGGCCAGATCGCCGTCTGCAAGGTCCTCGACGTCGACGAGTCCCACGAGCAGATCGACCTCTCGCTCAAGGACGTCAACGACCACCAGCGCTCCGATAAGATCCAGGAGTGGAAGAACGAGCAGAAGGCCGACAACTGGATGGAGATCGCCTTCGGCGAGGACATCGCCGACGAGGAGTATATCGCCATCGCCAACGAACTCCTGGGCGCCTACGGCACGCTCTACGATGGGTTCAAACAGGCGGCTATCCACGGCGACGAGGCCCTCGAGGACACCGACCTCGACGACGACGAGCGCGATGCCATCGTGGAGACGGCCCGCGAGAACGTCTCGGTACCGTACGTCAACGTCACCGGCTACGTCGACCTCGAGAACCCCTCCCCGAGCGGCGTCGACGGGATTCGGTCCGCGCTCGAGGCCGCCGAGGGGAACGGCGAGATTCCCGAGGGCGTCGAACTCGACGTGACCTACGTCGGAGCGCCCGAGTACCGGATCAAGGTTCGCGCGCCGAACTACAAGACCGCCGAGAGCGTCCTCGAGGCCAGTGCCGAGCGGGCAATCGGCGCGATCGAAGCCGAGGGCGGAGACGGCGAGTACCACCGCCAGCGGCGGACTGACGACGAGTAG
- a CDS encoding ABC transporter permease, with the protein MATDTTTSDALEVTSIDWEEYDQGRFRLDRRTIGTYGSLLLVGLLWLYDYFYISERLPIVDADLGLFDLSLNPNNVDWLFLMTLVAVFWFVGAPLWENKRMTMYYWKKFRQNTAAVLSLYFLTGIFLVGALGPRIIGQPEPDWGNLLAPPVFFGGTWTHPFGTHRTGEDILEIVVAGAEVSFQVGLIATLFSVVLAAIVGATAAFMGGWADALLMRFVDLLMTFPTFFLIILLIYIYGGSLFLLIVILAFTGWGGTARLIRSEALQRSEEEYISAAEAAGASRAYIIRRHILPNVSNTIITAATLLIPGMILTEAVIAFLGFGDPDVWSWGRIIAAGRGNLGDAWWIATIPGIFLFFTVLSFNFLGDALRDALDPRHETEQ; encoded by the coding sequence ATGGCAACTGACACGACCACATCCGACGCACTCGAGGTCACGTCCATCGACTGGGAGGAGTACGATCAGGGGCGGTTCAGGCTAGACCGTCGAACGATCGGAACGTACGGATCGCTCCTGCTGGTCGGATTGCTCTGGCTGTACGATTACTTCTATATCTCGGAACGGCTCCCGATCGTCGACGCAGACCTGGGGCTGTTCGATCTCTCGCTCAACCCGAACAACGTCGACTGGCTGTTTCTGATGACGCTCGTCGCCGTGTTCTGGTTCGTCGGGGCACCGCTGTGGGAGAACAAGCGGATGACGATGTACTACTGGAAGAAATTCAGGCAGAATACCGCCGCCGTCTTGAGTCTGTACTTCCTCACGGGTATCTTCCTCGTCGGCGCTCTCGGTCCGCGTATCATCGGTCAACCCGAGCCCGACTGGGGGAACCTGCTCGCGCCGCCGGTGTTCTTCGGGGGCACCTGGACCCACCCCTTCGGCACCCACCGGACCGGCGAGGACATCCTCGAGATCGTCGTCGCCGGGGCCGAAGTGAGCTTCCAGGTCGGACTCATCGCGACGCTTTTCAGCGTCGTGCTGGCAGCCATCGTCGGTGCCACGGCGGCCTTTATGGGCGGCTGGGCCGACGCCTTGCTGATGCGATTCGTCGACCTGCTGATGACGTTCCCGACGTTCTTCCTGATCATCCTGCTGATCTACATCTACGGCGGGAGCCTGTTCTTGCTCATCGTCATCCTCGCGTTCACCGGATGGGGCGGGACGGCCCGGCTAATCAGGAGCGAGGCGCTCCAGCGAAGCGAGGAGGAGTACATAAGCGCGGCGGAGGCGGCTGGCGCGAGCCGGGCGTACATCATCCGGCGTCACATCCTCCCGAACGTCTCGAACACGATCATCACGGCCGCGACACTGCTGATTCCCGGCATGATCCTGACCGAGGCGGTCATCGCGTTCCTCGGGTTCGGCGATCCCGACGTCTGGTCGTGGGGTCGGATCATCGCCGCGGGCCGAGGGAACCTCGGCGACGCGTGGTGGATCGCGACGATCCCAGGGATTTTCCTGTTCTTCACCGTGCTGTCGTTCAACTTCCTCGGTGACGCGCTTCGAGACGCACTCGACCCACGACACGAGACAGAACAATGA
- a CDS encoding 50S ribosomal protein L44e encodes MQMPRRFNTYCPHCQAHHQHEVEKVRTGRQTGMKQIADRQRARKISTIGNSGKFSKVPSGNKPTKKTDLKYRCSECGKAHLREGWRAGRLEFQE; translated from the coding sequence ATGCAGATGCCACGCCGTTTCAATACGTACTGCCCGCACTGCCAGGCCCACCATCAGCACGAGGTCGAGAAGGTTCGAACCGGTCGCCAGACCGGCATGAAGCAGATTGCCGACCGACAGCGTGCCCGGAAAATCTCGACGATCGGGAACTCCGGGAAGTTCTCGAAGGTGCCAAGTGGGAACAAGCCGACGAAGAAAACCGACCTCAAGTACCGATGCAGCGAGTGCGGCAAGGCCCACCTCCGCGAGGGATGGCGCGCCGGCCGACTCGAGTTCCAGGAGTGA
- a CDS encoding proteasome assembly chaperone family protein has product MDELDIEAVAEASLDEPVLIEGLPGVGHVGKLVADHLLEELEAESTLVRRIYSHEFPPQVTVEDGVTSLTCAEVHAVTPEEGRDVLVLTGDHQAQTNAGHYVLTDAFLDVAEEFDATELYALGGVPTGELIDEYAVLGAVTDESLIEPLENVGVEFREDEPAGGIVGVSGLLLGLGERRGFEAICLMGETSGYLVDPKSARAVLEVLETRLGFDVDYDPLDERADEMEEVIGKIQEMEQQQQAMDVPNDDDLRYFG; this is encoded by the coding sequence ATGGACGAACTCGATATCGAGGCGGTCGCCGAGGCATCACTCGACGAACCGGTGTTGATCGAGGGACTTCCCGGCGTCGGCCACGTCGGGAAACTCGTCGCCGACCACCTGCTCGAGGAACTCGAGGCCGAGAGCACCCTGGTTCGACGGATCTACTCCCACGAGTTCCCGCCGCAGGTGACGGTCGAAGACGGCGTCACCAGTCTGACCTGCGCGGAGGTCCACGCGGTGACGCCCGAGGAGGGCCGAGACGTGCTCGTCCTGACGGGCGATCACCAAGCCCAGACCAACGCGGGCCACTACGTTCTCACGGACGCGTTTCTCGACGTCGCCGAGGAGTTCGACGCGACGGAGCTGTACGCCCTCGGTGGCGTGCCGACGGGCGAACTCATCGACGAGTACGCCGTCCTCGGCGCCGTCACCGACGAGTCGCTGATCGAACCGCTCGAGAACGTCGGCGTCGAGTTCCGTGAGGACGAACCGGCTGGCGGCATCGTCGGCGTCTCCGGGCTGTTACTCGGTCTCGGGGAACGCCGCGGATTCGAGGCGATCTGTCTCATGGGCGAGACCAGCGGCTACCTCGTCGATCCCAAGAGCGCCCGTGCCGTCCTCGAGGTGCTCGAGACGCGACTCGGATTTGACGTCGACTACGACCCCCTGGACGAGCGCGCCGACGAGATGGAGGAGGTCATCGGCAAGATTCAGGAGATGGAACAGCAACAGCAGGCGATGGACGTCCCGAACGACGACGACTTGCGGTACTTCGGCTGA
- a CDS encoding RNA-protein complex protein Nop10: protein MKSDIHICSAWEEVHDRPVYTLSDECPECGADAVNSAPAPFDPEDRHGEYRRALKRRVR, encoded by the coding sequence ATGAAATCCGACATCCACATCTGCTCGGCGTGGGAGGAGGTTCACGACCGGCCAGTTTACACCCTCTCCGACGAGTGCCCCGAGTGCGGTGCCGACGCGGTCAACAGCGCGCCCGCGCCATTCGATCCCGAGGACCGACACGGCGAGTACCGACGTGCTCTTAAACGTCGCGTCCGCTGA